From the genome of Winogradskyella forsetii, one region includes:
- a CDS encoding alpha-glucuronidase family glycosyl hydrolase: MLKKLVLFVVLLFCLKSFANDGYKLWLQYDYIKNENLRSEYQAATSNLMSFGTSETIKIALKELELGLNGMLGSDYKSASKNSVLIFGNKTNLSNDILQKLGNSFTEINEEGYIIKSLFLKEKNHIVISGKTDLGVLYGVFNFLKHIQTQKSIKTLNIKDSPKIDIRVLNHWDNLDRTVERGYSGFSIWDWHRLPDYLDPRYTDYARANASIGINGTVLNNVNANALILTPQYLDKVEALANVFRPYGIKVYLTARFSAPIEIGGLETADPYNNDVIQWWAEKTKEIYERIPDFGGYLVKANSEGQPGPQNYDRNHVDGANMLATALEPFNGVVMWRAFVYSEHDVTDRAKQAYSEFVPYDGQFKDNVLVQVKNGPIDFQPHEPFHPMFGAMPKTPLMMEFQITQEYLGQSTHSIYLPKQYEEVLNSDTYRKGKGSTVAKVIDGSLHDKKLTGIAGVSNIGNDVNWTGNPMLQANWYGYGRLAWNPYLSAEDIAEDWLRSTFSNDKRFIEPVKQMMMTTTEAVVNYMTPFGLHHIMATGHHYGPGPWVSNLSRPEWNPVYYHKADSLGVGFDRTPTGSHATEQYAPEVAKKFNDLKRISDEDLLWFHHVAWDYKMKNGKTLWNNMALKYQEGVDQVKQMMETWENMKPFVDEQRYNNIKMLLEIQYKEAKWWRDACLLYFQEYSNMPLPESVDKPTQTLDYFQSLSFPFAPGN, translated from the coding sequence ATGCTTAAAAAACTGGTCTTATTTGTTGTGCTTTTATTTTGTCTTAAATCATTTGCCAATGATGGTTATAAATTGTGGCTACAATATGATTATATTAAGAACGAAAATTTAAGGTCTGAATATCAAGCCGCTACTAGTAATTTAATGTCATTTGGCACTTCTGAAACCATTAAAATAGCGCTAAAAGAATTGGAGTTAGGGCTTAATGGTATGCTTGGTTCTGACTATAAATCCGCATCAAAAAATAGTGTTTTGATTTTTGGAAATAAAACAAATTTAAGTAACGACATTCTTCAGAAATTAGGAAATTCTTTTACTGAAATTAATGAAGAAGGCTATATTATAAAATCATTATTCCTAAAAGAAAAAAATCACATTGTTATCAGTGGCAAAACAGATTTAGGTGTTCTTTACGGTGTTTTCAACTTTTTAAAACACATTCAAACGCAAAAATCCATTAAGACCCTAAACATCAAAGATTCTCCTAAAATTGATATAAGAGTCTTAAACCATTGGGATAATTTGGATAGAACCGTTGAACGCGGTTATTCTGGTTTCTCAATTTGGGATTGGCATCGCCTACCCGATTACTTGGATCCGCGTTATACCGATTATGCTAGAGCCAATGCGTCTATTGGAATAAATGGTACGGTCTTAAATAATGTAAACGCCAACGCCTTAATTTTAACACCTCAATATTTAGATAAAGTTGAAGCCTTGGCCAATGTTTTTAGACCCTATGGTATTAAAGTATATTTAACTGCACGTTTTTCAGCACCTATAGAAATTGGCGGACTAGAAACTGCAGATCCTTATAATAATGATGTAATTCAATGGTGGGCAGAAAAAACAAAAGAAATTTACGAAAGAATACCTGATTTTGGCGGTTATTTAGTAAAAGCAAATTCTGAAGGCCAACCAGGACCACAGAATTATGACAGAAATCATGTTGATGGCGCCAACATGCTTGCAACTGCCTTAGAGCCCTTCAATGGTGTTGTGATGTGGCGGGCATTTGTGTATTCTGAGCACGATGTAACCGATAGAGCCAAACAGGCCTATTCGGAATTTGTGCCTTACGATGGTCAATTTAAGGACAATGTACTCGTTCAAGTAAAAAATGGCCCTATAGATTTTCAACCTCACGAACCCTTTCATCCTATGTTCGGTGCTATGCCTAAAACCCCATTGATGATGGAGTTTCAAATTACTCAAGAGTATTTAGGTCAGAGTACGCATTCCATTTACTTACCTAAGCAATACGAAGAGGTTTTAAATTCGGACACCTATAGAAAAGGCAAAGGATCTACAGTGGCGAAAGTTATAGATGGCTCACTTCATGACAAAAAATTAACAGGTATTGCTGGTGTTAGTAATATCGGAAATGATGTGAATTGGACAGGAAATCCCATGCTACAAGCCAATTGGTATGGCTATGGCAGACTCGCATGGAACCCTTATTTGAGTGCTGAAGATATTGCAGAGGATTGGTTACGGAGTACTTTTTCAAATGATAAAAGATTTATAGAGCCTGTTAAGCAAATGATGATGACAACAACAGAAGCTGTCGTAAATTATATGACCCCTTTTGGCTTGCATCATATAATGGCTACAGGTCATCACTATGGTCCAGGACCTTGGGTTTCCAATCTCTCTAGACCCGAATGGAATCCTGTTTATTATCATAAAGCCGATAGTCTAGGGGTTGGGTTTGATAGAACACCAACGGGAAGTCATGCCACAGAACAATATGCGCCAGAGGTTGCAAAAAAATTCAACGATTTAAAACGTATTTCAGATGAGGATTTATTATGGTTTCATCACGTTGCTTGGGATTATAAAATGAAAAACGGCAAAACGCTTTGGAACAATATGGCATTGAAATATCAAGAAGGTGTAGACCAAGTGAAACAAATGATGGAAACTTGGGAAAACATGAA
- a CDS encoding glycoside hydrolase family 3 C-terminal domain-containing protein codes for MGKSFFQLLAILICILNLISCDEKSESKLESQQQEASSLSFEFAFQNPGLSMDERVNDLISRLTLEEKIAQMVNGTPAIERFNIPPYDYWNEALHGVGRGVAATVFPQAIGLGATFDEDLAFRVASAISDEARAIYNATSENGNYNQYNGLTFWTPNINIFRDPRWGRGQETYGEDPYLTAVLGASFVKGLQGDNPEFLKTAACAKHFAVHSGPEKLRHEFNAEVNQKDLWETYLPAFKALVDVDVESIMCAYNSTNGEPCCAHNYLINDVLRDQWGFEGHVLTDCWALVDLFNQPDEGGHGRVNTAAEAAALAIKTGVSLNCGVTYNSLGDSVKEGLITEKEIDNQLAILLKTRFKLGLFDPKGSNPFDHISFDVVNSESHRALSKEAAQKSIVLLKNNGILPLKNDLSKYFVTGPNAASIEILLGNYYGVNSDMVTILEGISAAIEPTSQLQYRLGAMLNKPSINPINYATGHAGNSDVTILVLGVSSQIEGEEGDSLDSNTAGDRLDYNLPQNQIEYLRELRETADKNPNDKKPIITIITAGSPINLTEVEALSDAVLYVWYPGEEGGTAVSDVLFGTISPSGRLPITFPKSLDQLPAFDDYAMTGRTYKYMDLDPMYPFGFGLSYTNFTYGTIEANETSISKSSTVTVKVTVNNIGEVKSDEVVQMYISDEEASVTVPNFQLINTKRITLEAGASQTIEFQLLPKDFEIVLDDGSRAIEPGTFKIYIGGSSPMKRSTELGAPKMSELQITVN; via the coding sequence ATGGGCAAATCATTCTTTCAACTTCTAGCGATTCTTATTTGTATTTTAAATCTAATTTCTTGTGATGAAAAATCAGAAAGTAAATTGGAAAGCCAACAACAAGAAGCGTCCTCTTTAAGTTTCGAATTCGCTTTTCAAAATCCTGGTTTGTCTATGGATGAAAGAGTAAATGATTTAATTTCAAGATTAACCCTTGAAGAAAAGATTGCTCAAATGGTTAACGGCACACCTGCGATTGAGCGCTTTAATATACCACCTTATGATTATTGGAATGAAGCTTTACATGGTGTTGGTAGAGGAGTGGCAGCAACTGTATTTCCTCAGGCTATTGGTTTAGGAGCTACATTTGATGAAGATTTAGCTTTTAGAGTGGCTTCTGCCATTTCAGATGAAGCACGAGCTATATACAATGCAACTTCAGAAAATGGGAATTATAACCAATATAATGGTTTAACGTTTTGGACACCGAACATCAATATTTTTAGAGATCCTCGTTGGGGACGAGGACAAGAAACCTATGGGGAAGATCCTTATTTAACAGCTGTTTTAGGAGCTTCATTTGTAAAAGGCTTACAAGGAGATAATCCTGAATTTTTAAAAACGGCTGCCTGTGCCAAACATTTTGCAGTTCATAGTGGACCAGAAAAGTTGAGACATGAATTTAATGCTGAAGTCAATCAAAAAGATTTATGGGAAACCTATCTTCCGGCATTCAAAGCTTTGGTAGATGTGGATGTAGAATCCATAATGTGTGCTTATAATAGTACAAATGGTGAGCCGTGTTGTGCTCATAACTATTTGATCAATGACGTTTTAAGAGATCAATGGGGATTTGAAGGTCATGTTTTAACTGATTGCTGGGCATTAGTTGATTTGTTCAACCAACCTGATGAAGGTGGCCACGGCCGCGTAAATACAGCGGCTGAAGCTGCAGCATTAGCAATAAAAACAGGTGTTAGTTTGAACTGTGGTGTCACCTATAATTCTTTAGGTGATTCAGTTAAAGAAGGTCTAATTACCGAAAAAGAAATAGATAATCAATTGGCAATTTTACTAAAAACAAGATTTAAATTAGGTTTATTTGATCCAAAAGGAAGCAATCCGTTTGACCATATTTCTTTCGATGTTGTTAATAGTGAATCGCATAGGGCTTTATCAAAAGAAGCGGCTCAAAAAAGCATTGTGCTCTTAAAGAATAATGGTATTTTACCTTTGAAAAATGATTTGTCTAAATATTTCGTTACTGGACCAAATGCAGCAAGTATAGAGATCCTTTTAGGGAATTACTATGGTGTAAATTCAGATATGGTAACCATTTTAGAAGGTATTAGTGCAGCTATAGAGCCAACAAGTCAGTTACAATATCGATTAGGTGCAATGCTTAACAAACCATCTATAAATCCTATAAATTATGCAACAGGACATGCAGGAAATAGTGATGTTACCATTTTGGTTTTAGGAGTGTCAAGTCAGATAGAAGGAGAAGAAGGGGATTCATTAGATTCAAATACAGCAGGTGATCGATTAGATTATAATCTGCCACAAAATCAAATTGAATATTTACGCGAATTAAGAGAAACAGCGGATAAAAATCCCAACGATAAAAAACCAATTATCACTATAATTACTGCAGGAAGCCCTATAAATCTTACCGAAGTAGAAGCATTGTCTGATGCCGTTTTATATGTTTGGTATCCTGGAGAAGAGGGTGGTACAGCCGTTTCAGATGTTCTTTTTGGAACTATTTCACCTTCAGGAAGATTGCCAATAACCTTCCCAAAATCTTTAGATCAGTTACCAGCTTTTGATGATTATGCCATGACCGGAAGAACTTATAAATATATGGATTTAGATCCGATGTATCCATTTGGTTTTGGTTTAAGTTATACTAATTTTACATATGGTACTATTGAAGCTAACGAAACTTCAATCTCTAAAAGTAGTACAGTTACTGTTAAGGTTACTGTAAATAATATTGGAGAGGTAAAATCCGATGAAGTGGTTCAAATGTATATTTCAGATGAAGAAGCATCAGTTACAGTGCCAAATTTTCAACTTATAAATACGAAACGTATCACTTTAGAGGCTGGCGCATCCCAAACTATAGAATTTCAATTGTTACCTAAGGATTTTGAAATTGTGCTAGATGATGGCTCTAGAGCTATCGAACCTGGAACTTTTAAAATCTATATTGGTGGTTCAAGCCCAATGAAAAGAAGCACAGAGCTTGGTGCACCAAAAATGTCTGAATTGCAAATTACAGTCAATTAA
- a CDS encoding sialate O-acetylesterase, translated as MNKLQTFTIAILVTLFSTITNAQVKLPKLISDGIVLQRNVKIPIWGWASPNEKVTIQFKGKTYKTKASAEGKWQVELKKMKAGGPYTMVISAKNEIDVKDILIGDVWLCTGQSNMVHQLDIHDVLYEKEIETANNPSIRHFKVPTTPNISGPQDDLTGGEWQKAIGDEVRPFSAVAYFFAKKIYKKYQIPIGLINASVGGTPIEAWIPKEGYKSYPEILKIIEENKDTAFVNSQKQKQPTSYKEAVKITDKGLIGEKPWYDISFEPKNWRRINIPGYWEDQGAKDLNGVVWFRREIDIPKAMVGQKARVFLGRIVDADQLYINGVMVGEKTYQYPQRRYNVPENLLKAGKNVFVVRVTNNYGKGGFVPDKPYYIFTEKDTVDLKGYWQYKVGEVFKPFDFSALSNRNSDTPRPRRINPQNEPTALYNGMVAPYKEFPLKGILWYQGESNAGNPKAYKGYMEALVSGLRSVFDQPEIPFIYAQLPNFMDVSYLPSESNWAELRESQLNALSIPNTAMTVNIELGEWNDIHPDNKKDVGERMALAGLKLAYDENLVYSGPLFKDYKIESNKVIISFSNTGSGLITNDGAPLSEFAIAGDDKNFVWAKAKIEGDKVVVWSDEVPNPKYVRYAWADNPDNPNLYNKEGLPASPFRIEN; from the coding sequence ATGAATAAATTACAAACCTTTACTATTGCTATACTTGTTACTTTATTTAGTACCATTACAAATGCTCAAGTGAAATTACCAAAACTGATTAGTGATGGTATAGTTCTGCAACGCAATGTTAAAATTCCTATATGGGGTTGGGCAAGTCCCAATGAAAAGGTAACGATTCAGTTTAAGGGTAAAACGTATAAAACCAAAGCATCTGCAGAAGGCAAATGGCAGGTAGAATTGAAAAAAATGAAAGCAGGAGGTCCTTATACTATGGTGATTTCTGCCAAAAATGAAATAGATGTAAAAGACATTTTAATAGGCGATGTCTGGTTATGTACAGGTCAATCGAATATGGTACATCAATTAGACATTCATGATGTACTTTATGAGAAAGAAATTGAAACAGCCAATAATCCAAGTATTCGTCATTTTAAAGTGCCAACAACACCCAATATTTCTGGACCACAAGACGATTTAACAGGAGGCGAATGGCAAAAAGCCATAGGCGATGAGGTTAGGCCTTTTTCCGCAGTAGCTTACTTTTTCGCAAAAAAGATTTATAAGAAATATCAAATACCAATAGGTTTAATAAACGCTAGTGTTGGTGGTACACCAATTGAAGCATGGATTCCAAAAGAAGGTTACAAGTCATATCCTGAAATCTTAAAAATTATAGAAGAAAATAAAGACACAGCCTTTGTAAATAGTCAAAAACAAAAACAACCTACTTCTTACAAGGAAGCAGTCAAAATTACGGATAAAGGCTTAATTGGTGAAAAGCCATGGTATGATATTAGTTTTGAACCAAAAAATTGGAGACGCATAAACATACCAGGTTATTGGGAGGACCAAGGGGCTAAAGATTTAAATGGTGTGGTTTGGTTTAGACGGGAAATTGATATTCCAAAGGCAATGGTTGGACAGAAAGCTAGAGTTTTTCTTGGGAGAATTGTAGATGCGGATCAACTATATATTAATGGTGTTATGGTTGGAGAGAAAACTTATCAATACCCTCAGCGACGATATAATGTGCCAGAAAACCTATTGAAAGCGGGGAAAAATGTATTTGTAGTGCGTGTTACCAATAATTACGGCAAAGGTGGTTTTGTGCCCGATAAGCCTTATTATATATTTACAGAAAAAGATACTGTAGATTTAAAAGGTTATTGGCAATATAAGGTTGGAGAGGTTTTTAAGCCCTTTGATTTTTCTGCGCTTTCAAATAGAAATTCAGATACGCCAAGACCTCGCAGAATCAATCCGCAAAACGAGCCAACCGCATTGTATAATGGAATGGTCGCACCATATAAGGAATTTCCTTTAAAAGGCATTCTTTGGTATCAAGGCGAAAGTAACGCTGGAAATCCAAAAGCTTATAAGGGTTACATGGAAGCATTGGTTTCAGGTTTGAGAAGTGTTTTTGATCAACCTGAAATTCCATTTATATATGCACAATTACCAAATTTTATGGATGTTTCTTATTTGCCAAGCGAGAGTAATTGGGCGGAGCTAAGGGAGTCACAATTAAATGCCCTTTCAATTCCAAACACAGCTATGACCGTAAATATTGAATTGGGAGAATGGAATGATATTCATCCAGATAATAAAAAGGATGTTGGTGAACGCATGGCACTTGCAGGTTTAAAGTTGGCCTACGATGAGAATCTCGTATACTCAGGGCCATTATTTAAAGATTATAAAATTGAATCGAATAAGGTAATTATATCATTTTCTAATACAGGTAGCGGTTTAATAACAAATGATGGAGCACCTTTAAGTGAATTTGCAATTGCAGGAGACGACAAAAATTTTGTTTGGGCTAAAGCCAAAATAGAAGGCGATAAGGTTGTTGTGTGGAGTGATGAGGTGCCCAATCCAAAATACGTGCGTTATGCTTGGGCAGATAATCCTGATAACCCAAATCTATATAACAAAGAAGGCTTGCCTGCTTCACCTTTTAGGATAGAAAATTAA
- a CDS encoding DUF1593 domain-containing protein: MKPLFVLMAICSLFYSQDLSAQTNQKNRVIILSDIEADPDDTQSFVRLLLYANQIDIKGLVATTSCWHRNSVEPESIEKIIHAYGKVQPNLEKHETGFPSEKTLLSLVKSGLPKYGMLGVGKGKDSEGSDWIIKMLEEDDDRPLWISVWGGANTLAQSLHKIKATKSEAVAKKMISKLRVYTISDQDDSGIWIRNNFPDLFYIVSPGDHYATATWTGINTFFEGLNNEVISNKWIAENLQQNHGALGAAYPDTAWGVEGDTPAFLSLIPNGLNNSEHPEYGGWGGRYELYKPDFSKTTKGSSIVEIAPETRHIWTNADDNYTPYIFSNYGRAVKKDTLTFNGYKITLARWRAEFQNDFASRMDWCLSSYAQANHPPIPVLSHPESITVKSGEGFGLDASKSTDPDGDSLSFLWFHYPEAGSYEGEVKFQPENAHAVYITAPKVEKKETLHFILKLTDKGTPAITRYKRIILTVLPK; the protein is encoded by the coding sequence ATGAAACCACTTTTTGTTTTGATGGCGATATGCAGTTTGTTTTACAGTCAAGATTTGTCAGCTCAGACCAATCAAAAAAACAGAGTTATTATTCTCTCTGATATTGAGGCAGACCCAGACGATACACAATCTTTTGTTCGTTTATTATTATATGCAAATCAAATAGATATTAAAGGATTGGTTGCCACAACATCTTGTTGGCATAGAAATAGCGTAGAACCTGAATCTATTGAGAAAATTATTCACGCATATGGCAAAGTGCAACCAAATCTTGAAAAACATGAAACTGGTTTTCCTTCAGAAAAAACATTGTTGTCTCTTGTGAAAAGTGGTCTACCAAAATATGGAATGTTAGGTGTAGGGAAAGGAAAGGATTCCGAGGGCTCTGACTGGATCATAAAAATGTTGGAAGAAGACGATGACCGTCCTCTGTGGATTTCAGTTTGGGGTGGTGCCAATACGCTGGCGCAATCACTTCATAAAATAAAGGCAACAAAGTCTGAAGCGGTCGCTAAAAAAATGATTTCAAAATTAAGAGTCTATACCATTTCAGACCAAGATGATAGTGGTATTTGGATTCGAAATAATTTCCCGGATTTATTTTATATCGTAAGTCCTGGCGACCATTACGCCACAGCAACTTGGACTGGTATTAATACATTTTTTGAAGGATTAAATAACGAAGTGATTAGCAACAAGTGGATCGCCGAAAATCTGCAGCAAAATCATGGTGCGCTCGGAGCTGCTTATCCTGATACGGCTTGGGGCGTAGAAGGCGATACACCAGCCTTTTTGTCTTTAATTCCTAATGGATTAAACAATTCTGAACATCCAGAATATGGTGGATGGGGAGGACGATACGAATTGTATAAACCTGATTTTTCTAAAACGACAAAAGGAAGTTCTATTGTTGAAATTGCGCCTGAGACTAGACACATCTGGACGAATGCTGATGATAATTATACACCATATATCTTCAGTAATTATGGCAGAGCAGTAAAAAAAGATACACTTACATTTAATGGTTATAAAATAACCTTAGCACGTTGGAGAGCGGAATTTCAAAATGATTTTGCTTCCAGAATGGATTGGTGTCTAAGTTCATATGCGCAAGCTAATCATCCGCCTATTCCAGTATTAAGTCATCCTGAATCCATCACTGTAAAATCTGGAGAAGGATTTGGATTGGATGCCAGTAAATCGACAGATCCTGATGGAGATAGCCTATCATTTTTATGGTTTCATTATCCTGAAGCAGGTTCGTATGAAGGAGAGGTAAAATTTCAACCAGAAAATGCACACGCAGTTTATATTACAGCACCTAAAGTTGAAAAAAAAGAAACACTTCATTTTATTCTAAAACTCACAGATAAGGGAACTCCAGCGATAACCAGATATAAAAGAATCATTTTGACCGTTTTGCCTAAATAA
- a CDS encoding LacI family DNA-binding transcriptional regulator, producing MKKTTEVTIYDIAKKLNLATSTISRGLKDHHTISKKTIQKIKKTASEMGYRPNNLAASLRGNKMKTIGVLLPTVTQPFLSSLISGIEVAAQKAGYTVLIMQSHDSYEEEVNLTQSLYDNRVSGVICSLAMETKNTDHFKRFIDNNTALVFVDRVPKSFDTFHVVIDNYDAGYKATKHLISQGCKRIAHITAGQEFSIYYERKQGYLAALKDHNLPIEDELIARVNTITYEQATKACEKLLKLKNPPDGIFAPGDILGVSTIQTAKKLGFKIPQELAVIGFNDDPISKIIDPNLSTITHPAFKMGQTSAEIVLKNLKSSKKKNEIVKQITYLNTEVLVRESSMKN from the coding sequence ATGAAGAAAACGACTGAAGTTACTATTTACGACATTGCTAAAAAATTAAACTTAGCAACTTCGACCATCTCTAGAGGTTTAAAAGATCACCATACCATTAGTAAAAAAACAATCCAGAAGATAAAGAAAACTGCATCAGAAATGGGCTACCGCCCCAATAACTTAGCAGCTAGCTTACGTGGTAATAAAATGAAAACCATTGGTGTTTTATTACCTACTGTGACGCAACCATTCCTTTCTTCATTGATTAGTGGAATTGAAGTAGCAGCGCAAAAAGCAGGTTATACCGTATTGATTATGCAATCACATGACTCCTATGAAGAAGAAGTTAATTTGACACAGTCTTTATATGATAATAGAGTAAGCGGTGTCATTTGCTCTTTAGCTATGGAAACCAAAAACACAGATCATTTTAAAAGATTTATTGATAATAATACAGCTTTGGTTTTTGTAGATAGAGTTCCAAAAAGTTTTGATACATTTCATGTAGTCATAGATAATTATGACGCAGGCTATAAGGCCACAAAACATCTAATTTCTCAAGGTTGTAAACGTATAGCCCATATTACAGCAGGACAGGAATTTAGCATTTATTACGAACGAAAGCAAGGATACTTAGCTGCTCTAAAGGATCATAATCTTCCCATAGAAGATGAACTAATTGCTAGGGTAAACACCATTACTTATGAACAAGCTACAAAAGCTTGTGAAAAATTGTTGAAATTAAAAAATCCGCCAGATGGTATATTTGCACCAGGAGATATTTTAGGTGTAAGCACTATACAAACCGCAAAAAAATTAGGCTTCAAAATACCACAAGAATTAGCTGTAATAGGCTTCAATGATGACCCTATATCTAAAATAATTGATCCTAATTTATCGACCATTACGCATCCCGCATTCAAAATGGGGCAAACTTCGGCAGAAATTGTTCTTAAAAATCTGAAAAGCTCTAAAAAGAAAAATGAAATTGTTAAGCAAATTACCTATTTAAACACTGAAGTACTTGTTCGTGAGTCTTCAATGAAAAATTAG
- a CDS encoding thioredoxin domain-containing protein yields the protein MKFVESKVISLSTLYLTLIIVTLFFSCKEKDANAIGSNEAIISNENTFEFTNELIKETSPYLLEHAHNPVNWKPWGDSAFEQAKTNNKLIVLSIGYSSCHWCHVMEQESFEDKRIAQLMNENFVSIKVDREERPDIDIVYQTALELVSGSGGWPLNVIALPDGKPVYLGTYHDKNSWQSVLKKFSFEYKNNPENLEEYALMLTKGIQNVNENSVGSTIKSVNKRLLDASVIELSEIWDNEWGGNLGNQKFVMPSELNFLIDYMVITNDSRVKKHIKKTLDKIQLGGIHDQIGGGFFRYSTDANWTVPHFEKMLYDNAQILSLYSKAYRVFKNPAYKNVIQKTLNFLSTEMKDDHGGYISAIDADIEGEEGKYYLWKIDELKNLLNEDFELFSKFYTIDNNGRKSEQKYLPTRNRSLKEFAKNNSLSTAKLQMKISNWNHLLSEARKNRMTPKKDDKIITSWNALLVQGFVDAYLALGNKEDLEKAKNTFSFLIKTCYKDHTLAHTFKEKSKLTDVFLEDYAFMIQSALSLYKVTFDTYYLNIAQELSQKVLVNYNLEKSGLFKYSTSNELISKIIRTDDGVMPSANAIMAKNLLELGHINYDTSLLEKSSTMASLVGSKFLQSPQNFGNWGVLYLNDLYPYFEVVVVGDNAKPLVNKLNSYYMPNMMLLGSSEKSDLPLLTNRYVEGETYIYLCQDNTCKMPFQTIDNVLTQFRDLGYFGIE from the coding sequence ATGAAATTTGTAGAAAGTAAAGTAATTTCCTTATCAACATTATATCTTACTTTGATTATAGTTACTCTTTTTTTTTCGTGTAAAGAAAAGGATGCAAATGCAATTGGTTCTAATGAAGCAATAATTTCAAATGAAAATACTTTTGAGTTTACCAACGAATTAATCAAAGAAACCAGCCCTTACTTATTAGAGCATGCGCATAACCCTGTTAACTGGAAACCTTGGGGTGATAGCGCTTTTGAACAGGCTAAAACTAACAACAAACTAATAGTGCTAAGTATTGGTTACTCCTCCTGTCATTGGTGTCACGTGATGGAGCAAGAATCTTTTGAGGATAAGAGAATTGCCCAGTTGATGAATGAGAATTTTGTTAGCATAAAGGTAGATAGGGAAGAACGACCAGATATAGATATTGTTTATCAAACCGCTTTAGAATTGGTTTCAGGCTCAGGTGGCTGGCCTCTTAACGTCATTGCTTTACCTGATGGTAAACCTGTTTATTTGGGAACTTATCATGACAAAAACAGTTGGCAGTCAGTATTGAAAAAATTCAGTTTTGAGTATAAAAATAATCCAGAAAATTTGGAGGAATATGCCTTAATGCTTACCAAAGGCATTCAAAATGTCAATGAGAATTCAGTAGGTAGCACTATTAAATCGGTAAATAAACGCTTACTTGATGCTAGTGTAATAGAGCTGTCTGAAATTTGGGATAACGAATGGGGAGGAAATTTGGGAAATCAAAAGTTTGTAATGCCAAGCGAATTGAATTTTTTAATAGATTATATGGTAATTACAAATGATTCTAGAGTTAAAAAACACATTAAGAAGACACTGGATAAAATTCAATTAGGAGGAATTCATGATCAAATAGGCGGAGGCTTTTTTAGATACAGTACAGATGCCAATTGGACAGTTCCTCATTTTGAGAAAATGCTTTATGACAATGCTCAAATTTTAAGCCTGTACTCTAAAGCTTACCGTGTTTTTAAGAATCCGGCTTATAAAAATGTAATTCAAAAAACTCTTAATTTTTTGAGTACTGAGATGAAGGATGATCATGGGGGTTACATTAGTGCTATAGATGCTGATATTGAAGGTGAAGAAGGGAAGTATTACCTTTGGAAAATTGATGAGCTAAAGAATCTTTTAAACGAAGATTTTGAGCTGTTTTCAAAGTTTTATACAATTGACAACAATGGACGCAAATCAGAACAAAAATATCTTCCAACAAGAAACAGGTCTCTTAAAGAATTCGCAAAAAATAATTCGCTTTCTACAGCAAAATTACAAATGAAGATTTCTAATTGGAACCATCTACTTAGTGAGGCTAGAAAAAATAGAATGACTCCAAAGAAAGATGATAAAATTATTACGTCATGGAATGCGCTTTTAGTTCAAGGTTTTGTAGATGCTTATTTGGCTTTAGGGAATAAGGAAGATTTAGAAAAAGCTAAAAACACTTTCAGTTTTTTAATAAAAACGTGCTATAAAGATCATACTTTAGCACATACTTTTAAAGAGAAAAGTAAGTTGACAGATGTTTTTTTGGAAGACTATGCGTTTATGATTCAGAGTGCCCTGTCATTATATAAAGTAACTTTTGACACTTATTATTTAAACATAGCCCAAGAGTTAAGTCAGAAGGTTTTGGTTAACTACAATTTAGAGAAATCAGGGTTGTTTAAATATAGTACTTCAAATGAGTTAATCAGCAAAATTATTAGAACAGATGACGGTGTAATGCCATCGGCAAATGCAATAATGGCAAAAAACCTATTGGAACTTGGACATATTAATTATGATACTTCTCTATTAGAAAAATCTAGTACAATGGCATCTTTAGTAGGCTCTAAATTTTTACAGAGTCCTCAAAATTTTGGAAATTGGGGTGTTTTATACCTTAATGATTTATATCCTTATTTCGAAGTTGTTGTTGTAGGTGACAATGCAAAGCCCTTAGTCAACAAATTAAATTCGTACTATATGCCAAATATGATGCTTTTAGGTTCAAGTGAAAAAAGTGATTTACCATTATTGACAAATAGGTATGTAGAGGGGGAAACCTATATTTACCTTTGCCAGGATAATACCTGTAAAATGCCATTTCAAACTATTGATAATGTGCTGACTCAATTTAGAGATTTAGGATATTTTGGAATAGAGTAA